The genomic window GGGGGTGCCGCTACGACGTGGGGACCGCCCCGGACCTGCTCGAGCCGTGCCTGGCCGGACCGGCCTCCGCCGAGCACGTGGCCGTCGTGGTCGGCGACTCGATCGCCCTCAGCTGGATGCCTGCCGTCGTCGAGGCCCTCGGCCCGGGCTGGCGGGTGCTGGGGCTCGGCATCGGGAGCTGCTCGACCGTGGACGCCCGGTTCCACGGCGGGGACGGACGCACGGCCTTCGCCGACGAGTGCGCGCGCAGCCGCTCGCACCTCGCGGAGCTCGTCGAGCGCACCGCGCCCGATCTCGTCGTCACCTCGTCGAGCGCCGCGGGCGTCGAGCGCCTCCTGAGCGGCGCCGACGGGGCAGAGGCGGCCGCCGAGTGGCGGCGTGGCACGACGTCGGCGGTGGCGAGGCTCTCCCGAGCTGGCGACGGTGCTCGTGTCGTGGTCCTGGGGGCGCCTCCTCGAGGGGCCTCGCCTGCGGACTGCGCGACGCGCGCGACCCGTGCGGGGCTGTGCTCGACGCAGGTGGAGCCGCGGTCGATCGCGGCCGCTGCGGCCGAGGCCGCGGGCGTGGCGGACGCCCTGACGGCCGGAGTCGACGCCGACTGGGTCGACGTCACGGACTGGTTCACGTCGGCCGACGGGCTCGTGCCGGTGACGGCAGGGCCCCTCCTCGTCCGCTCGGACGCACAGCACCTCACCACGGAGATGTCGCGCTCGCTCGCGGGCCTCGTCCGCCCGCACCTCGTCCCGGGGGCAGCCGCCGGAGGCTGACGCCCGCGGGCACGGCGGGGCCGCGCCCGTGAGCACGACGGGGCCGCGCCGAGAGGTGCCGTCGCCCGGCGCGAGCTTTCGACGTGTCCGTGTGGCCCGCCGTCCCCTGCGCGAGCCCGTTGAGCACGCGTGAGGCGCGCGGGTTCGGCGGGTCGCTGTCGTCGGTGGCGGGTCCGCGGCCGCCCGCCGTGCACAGCGGGAACCCGCCGCACCCGCGGGCAGCCCGCCGCACGCGCGTGGCACGCGCGTGTGGGGCACGCGCCTGGCGCCCGCCGCACGCGAGTGGCGGCCGCCGCACGCGCGGGGCAGCCGCCGCACGTGCGTGAGGGCCGCCGCGCGTTCGGGAGCTGCAGGGGTTCGGCGGGTCGCTGTCGTCGGTGGCGGGTCAGCGCCCGCCCGCCGTGCACGACGGGAACCCGCCGTGCACGACGGGAACCCGCCGCACCCGCGGGGAGCCCGCCGCACGTGCGTGAGGCCCGCCGTGCACCACGGGGACCCGCCGACATCGGCGGTGACGGGTCAGGGGCGGGTCGCCGCCCGGCGTCCGTGGCCCGGGTCGGGGAGATCGATCCCGGACGCCGCCGGATCGGATGCCGCAGCGCGCACGCGCGGACTCTGAGCCGATGCGCCCGAGACCCCCGCGCTGACCGTGCTGGCCGCACTCGGCGCCCCGACCGCGCTGGCCGCGCTCGCCGCGCCGACCGTGCGGGCAGGGCCTGTGGTGGCGACGACACCGTCGACGGCCGAGGACTCGTGCCGGCCGTCCTCGCCGCGCCGCCAGCCTCGGTCGGAGAGGCAGACCACCACGGTGAGCAGCAGCACCATCGTCGTCATCTTGAAGAAGTCGAAGGTCATCAGCGCCGACGCGAAGACGATCAGGCCCGCACGCACGTCGCGACCTCCGCGGACGGCCGCGACGACGAAGAGCGCGACGACGAGCCCGGCCCCGACGAGCCCCTGGGTGGCGAGCGACGACAACAGCTGGTTGTCGACGACGTTGAAGCCGGTGCCGAAGAAGTAGCCCTGGGCGAAGAGACGGCTCTCGCTCGACTCCCCGCTGCCGAAGAGCGCCTCGGCGGCGGGGCGGCCGATGAGCCGGGGCACAGCGGCCAGGTGGCCGGAGCGGTTGAGGAACGACCCGGACGACAACAGGGCGTCCACGGTCTGGGCGATGACCGTCCAGCTGACGAGTGTGATCGCCGCGGCGGCGGCGGCCAGGACGGCGCCGCGCTGCCAGGTCGCCGCACGCCGCGAGCTCAGGAGGAGGTAGGCGAGCGCGAGGACCGCGGCGACGACCGCGCTCCGCGACCCCGACAGGACGACGCAGGTGCACAGCAGGGCGAACGCGGACCAGCGTGTGCCGGGCCCCCGTCGGTGCCAGGTGGTCAGCAGCAGCACGAGCCCCACCAGCAGCAGTGTGCCGTAGGGCAGGGCGTGCGACATCGTGCCCTGGACACGGACGAGGTCGCCGCCGAGGAGGTGGTTCTCGTTCCACAGCCCGCGTCCGGTCGCATAGACCTTGTAGCCCCAGAGCAGCGGCGCGCCGCGGGCGAACTCGACCAGGCCGGCGAGCGCCTGGAGCACCGCGACGACGACGACTCCGTCGACCAGGCGACGACGGTCGGCGGGGCTCGCCTGGCTGAGCACCAGCACCACGAGACCGGAGAGCAGCGCCATGCGCAGGACGAGGCCGAGCCCCGCCGGGTAGGCGACGAACGTGATGAGCGAGGCGCTGGCGAACAGCGCCACGAGCACCAGGGGGGCGGCCGTGACGTGGATCGCCGCCCCGCCGCGCGGCGAGGCGGCCGTCAAGAGCAGGAGCACCAGGGTCGCGACGACGACGGCGTCGCACACCGGCTGGGGCACCAGCGGCGACCAGGCGAAGCAGTGCACGCCGAGCACCAGCGCGACGACCGTGCCGCGGAGGACGTCACGACGCACCATCCTGGCCAGCACGAAGAACAGGGGGACGGCGAGGCCGCCGGCCGCCGCCGCGAGCATCACGAGCCCATGCCCCGGTGGGAAAAGAGGGCCGTGACGGGCACACCGTGCGCCCGGGCGGCGCCCTGTCGTGCGGCGGTCTCGAGGCGGACCCGTGCCCGGCCCTGCAACGCGCGCCGCAGGTGTGCGCCCTGCACGGCTGCTCCGACGCCCTCGGCGAGGACGAGGGCGAGCACGGCGCCGACGGCCCCGCCCGTCGCGCCCCCCAGCACGAGCGCCGGCAGGCCCACCAGGGCCGCGGCGGTGACGGCGGCGGTGATGCGCTCGGCCTCGCCGAGCGAGACGAGGCCGAGTGCGGTGCCCCGGGAGACGGACATCACGAGCAGCAGCGCGGCGACCGCGACGAGGAGGGGCGTCTCGAGCGCGACGGTCCCGCTGAACAACACGGGCGCGACGACGGGCATCAGCAGGACGAAGCACGCCGCCGCGACGGTGCCGGCGACCGTGTTGAGGAGGATCGCGACGACGACACGGCGTGTCCGCTCGGACGCCGGTGCGGAGCCGAGCCAGTTCTGCAGACGGGCCGGGAGTGCCCCGAGCACGGCGAAGCCCATGCGCATCGGACGGTCCGCAGCCGAGAACGCCGCCACGGCGGCCGGGGAGACCAGGCCGAGCACCGCGGCCGGCAGCATCGTGTAGACGGTGCTGATCGCGCGGCCGCGGAGGATCGTGACCCGTGTGCCGACGATCCGGGGCGCAGAACGGACCGCGTGGAGCGAGGGCAGGGCTGGGAGGCGCCCCACGAGGGAGGCGACCGTCACGCTCACGACGGGGACCACCAGGAGGAGCAGCCCGTAGACGACGAGGCCGGCGCCGGCCGTCATCGCGGCGGCGGCGACGAGCAGGAGCGCGACTCGGGGCAGGGCGTCTGAGACGAGCGACGCTCCTGGTCTGCCGGCCCCGATGAAGAACCAGGCCGGCGACGCGGCACCGGTCAGCACCGTGCCGCCCGCGACGAGGGCCGCGGCGAGCGCGTGCTCGCCCACGACGAGCGCGGCGACCAGGCCGCACGCCGGCGCGACGACGGAGGCGGCGACGAGCTTGGCCGCGAGGCCCGCCTCCCACAGCTCTCGGCGTCCCTCGGCGTCGGCCCGGGCGACGGCCTGCACCTGGTCGAGCGACCAGCCGAGCTCGGCCACGACGTGGCCGGCGCCGCCGACGGCGAGCGCCACCGCGACGGCGGCCCAGCCGGCCGCCCCCGCGGTCGCCGTGACGGCCGGCATCACGAGCACGGGAGCGAGCGAGGCGACGAGAGGCGCGAGGACGAACAGGCCGAGGTGGCGCGCCTGTGCCGCGGCGCGCCTCATCGGGGGGACCGCACGGCCAGGCGGGACCAGCCGAGCCGGACCACCTCGGCGAGCCGTCTGTCGACGTCGGGCACGGCGCGCGACGCGGCGACGGGGTCGACCGAGCACAGCGCGTCGGCGAGCGACGCCGCCGACCCCGGCGCGGTCGTGACGAGCAGGGGCCCGGCGGCCTCGGCGATCTCGGCCAGGGCCGGCGTCTCGGCGGTGACGACGACGCGTCCGCACGAGAGCCCCTGCCACACCTTGTTCGCGATGACGGAGCGCGCCTTCTCGGACGACCCGAAGATGCCCAGGGCGACGTCGGCGGAGGCGATGAGGCCGGCCAGCTCGCTCTCGGGCACCGGCCCCAGGAAGGTGCAGAGGCCGTCGAGGCCTCGTTCTCGGACGGCGTGCTCGGTCGCCGCGCGGGTGCCGCCGTCGCCGACGAGGGTGAGGTGCACGTCGCGGCGGCCCACGGTCAGGGCCAGGGCCTCGACCACGAGGTCGAGCCCGTGCAGGGGGATGTAGTTGCCGTACCAGAGCAAGTGGAGCGTCTCGCCGGGACCGCGGGGCGGGACCGCGACGGCCCAGTCGGGCGCGCCCACCGGCAGCGCGACGACGCGGGTCCGGACGGCGGCGCGGCTCGCGGCCGCCCGGCGCGCCCTGACATCGGTGTCGACGAGCCAGACGTGGGCGGCGCGGAGCGCGAGTTCGTCCTGGAGGCGGAGGGCACTTGCGCGCAGCGAGCCGGGGCGCACGCGGCCCCAGTCGCCGACCTCGGTCTCGTGCAGGCCGACGAAGCCGTCGACCACCACCGTCGACCGGGTGAGCCTGCCGACCACGCCCACGTACGGGGCGTGCGCCAGGCGCAGCTCGCTCAGCACGACGACGTCGTGCCGCAGACAGCCCCTGGCGAGGCGGACGACGTCGCGGAGGAGGCGCAGGGCGCGCGGGCCCCCACGGCTCGCCGTCAGCACGGTCACCTCGCACCCCTCGGCGCGGAGGTGCTCGCGGAGGCGGCGGTTGCGCGGGTAGGACGTGTCGTGGACCCGGTACTGCAGCACGCGCAGGGGGCGGCTCATCGTGAGCCCGCCGACCTGTGCAGCCAGCGCGAGACCGACTCCACGGCTGTCCCGACGAGGAGGTGCGCTGCGTCGTAGGCGCGCTCGTCGCGGCCCCAGGGGTCGGGGACGTCGTCGAGGTCGGGAGCCGAGGGGGGCACGGTCGAGCCGCGCTCGGCGACGGCGAGCCGGACGGCCTCGCGGAGCCGCCCCTCGGCGTCGGGGGCGGCGGACCGGGCCTCGTCGGCGATCACGTCGCCGTGCTGCCCGACGACGCGGGCGAGCTCGAGCAGGGTCATCGCTTGGCGGACGACGCGCGGGTGCAGCTCGATGGCGGCCCGTCGGTGCTCGCGGGCGAGGCCGAGCACCAGGTCGGCGCCCGCGAGGTGCTCGACGGTGACCTGTGCAGCGACGTGGGCCGGGTCGAGCCCCGCCGCGGCGACGGCGACGGACACGTGCGGTGCCATGGGCTCGCCCACCACGGCCCGGGTGCCGGCGCTCGTGACGACGACGGGGAGGTCGGCGAGGCGGTCGCGGAGCAGCACCTCGGCGAGGGGAGATCGGCAGATGTTGCCGGTGCAGAGCACGAGCAGGGCGACGGGGGCGGTCATCACGAGGAGGTCGTCAGGCCGGCGGTGCCGGCGGGGACTGCCTGGACCGCGGGGACGGCGGTGCCGCGATCGCCGCGTCGGCCCGACCCCGGCAGCACGTCGACCGCCGTCGGCACGGTCGCCGTCGTCGGCGAGTCGCCGTAGTACGACTCGTAGCTCGTGTAGCCGTACGCGGCGGCCCCCTTGGCGGGGACCATGGTCAACACGATGCCGAGCACCCTGCTGCCGACGCGGTCGAGCACGCCCAGGGCGTGCGTGAGCTGCCCGCCGGTGACCCGGCCGGCCCCGACGACCACGATGGTGCCCGAGGTCATCGTGCTGATGACGGCGGCGTCGGTCACGGGGAGGAGAGGCGGGGCGTCGATGATGACGTGGTCGAAGGTCGCGGTCAGCTCGTCGACGAGGGCGGCCATGGCGCGGGAGCCGAGAAGCTCGCTCGGGTTCGGCGGCGTGGTGCCGGCCGCGAGCACGGACAGGCGTCCACGGCCCCAGGGCTGGAGCACGTCCACGAGCTCGGTCCGCCCGATCAGCACGTCGGTGAGGCCCACCGCCCCGTCGAGGCCCATCACCTCGGCGAGCCGGGGGCGCCTCAGGTCGCCGTCGACGACGACGACGCTGGCGCCGGTCTCGGCGATGGCGATGGCGAGGTTCGCGCTCGTCGTCGACTTGCCCTCTGAGGGCAGCGCAGAGGTGAGCACGACGCTGCGGCCGTGCGTGTCGACGTCGAGGAACTGCAGGTTGGTGCGGAGGCTGCGGAAGGCCTCGGCACGGGGGCTGCGGGGGTCGGTGTGCACGAAGAGCGGGCGAGAGACGACGGTGGCGTCGTAGCCGACGGCGCCGATCACGGCGGCGTCGGTGACCTGTGCCACGTCGGCGAGGCCGCGGATCTTCGTGTCCAGCACGGCTCGGAGGGCCGCTCCGGCGAGGCCGAGCACGAGGCCGCCGAGCAGGCCGAGGCCGAGGGTGGTGGCCAGCCGCGGGCTCGCCGGATCGGTCGGCGCGGAGGCCGGCTCGATGGTCTCGACCCTGACGGGAGTCGGCCCCCCGCCGACCGGCAGCTCGAGCTCGTCGGCCACGACCGTCGTGAAGCTGGCCCCGACGGCGGCGGCGATGCGCTGGGCGACCGCGGGGTCGCTGTCCACGGCCGACACGACCACGATCACCGTGTTGGCCGGTGAGGTCGCCGTGACCCGCGAGGCGAGCTCGGTCGTGCTCGTGTCGAGCCCCAGCTCGTCGATGACCGGCTGGAGCACCCGTGCGCTCGTGGCCACGGCGAGGTACGACGTCACCTTCTGCTGGGCGGCGCTGCTGCCCTGCACGATCTCCTGTGCGCTCGACTGGTCGACGCCCTGGACGGACACGAACACCTGCGTCGTCGAGACCCAGGAGGCGGGCAGCAGCACGAGGGCGAGGACGCCCGCCCCGAGGCCGAGGAGCACCCCGGCCGCGACGAGCGACCATCCCTTGCGCACGATGCGGACGTAGTCGGAGAGCTCCATGTGATCCTCGCTTCGGGGCGACGGCCCGCCGACGATCATCGACTGGGGCACGCTCAGTGCGGGATCAATCTAACATTTCTCATTCAGATGTCAATGGTCGGGCCGGGGTCGGGTCCCGGCCGTCGGCTCGCCGTCAGCGGCGCAGCGACCGGCGGAGCGCCTCCTCGTAGGCGTCGCAGACCGACTGCCAGGTGTACGCGGCCTCGGCACGTGCCGCCGCCGCCTCCCGCAGGCGCTGCTGCTCGGCGGGGTCGTCGAGCAGGGCGACGACCGCCTCCGCGATCGCCTCCGGCTCGGGCGGGACGAAGACGCCCGCGTCGGCGAGCACCTCGCGGTTGTAGACCGTGTCGCGCGCGATCACCGGCGCACCGGTGAACATCGCCTGGACGAGGGCGGGGTTGGTGCCCCCGACGCTGTGGCCGTGGAAGTACGCGCCCGCGTGCTGCCAGAGCGCGAAGAGCCGGTCGTCGTCGCTGACGTGGCCGAGCCAGCGGACCCGGTCGTGCTCGGCGGCGAGGTCGCGGACGAGGTCGTCGAGCTCGCCGCCGTAGCCCGTCGACCCCACGATCACGACGTCGTGGTCGACGGCGATGCGTCGTGCGGCCTCGACGAACTCGACGATCGAGTTCTCGGGCACGAAGCGGGCGACGACCAGGGCGTAGCCGCCGTGGGTCAGGCCCGGCTCGACGGGCAGCTCGCGCACGGGGTCGCCGCCGTAGGGGATGAAGGTGCCCTCGACGCCGAACTCGTCCCGCCAGCGGCGCACGATCTCGACGGCGTCGCAGACGAGGGCGTCCGCGAACCGGGCGGAGGCGCGGGCCCCGAGCTTGAAGACGGTCTTGGCCGCCCGGCCCCACTTGGCCCGCTCCCACTCGATGCCGTCGACGTTGATGATCACGGGCACGCCCCGGAGGCGGAGCAACGGCAGCCAGAACCCGTTCGCGACGTTCATCATCAGCACCGCGTCCGGCCTGCGCACGACGGCGTCGAGCACGGCCGTCAGCCCGTAGCTCAGGGTGCTCAGCGACCGGCTCTCGACGCCGCGCGTCGTGCGGGTGCGGACCCGGGGGTCGCGGGCGGGGTCGTCCTCGCGAACCGCCCCGTGCCGGCCGTAGACCGTGACGTCCCACCCGGCGTCGACGAGCGCCGGCGCGATGCGGCGGACGGCGGTCTCGAAGCCGCCGTAGTAGCTCGGGTAGCCCCGCGTGCCGATCACGGCCACGGAGCGCCTGCGGCCGTCGGGGCGGCCGTCGAGGTCGCCGGAGGAGGGGCGGGGGCGAGGCGACATGGACGTCCGTTCCGAGAGGGGGCGCGCGGCGCACCACGGTACCGCAGGGCTGCCCGCCGACAGTGCTCGACCCGGGTGGGGACAGCTGCCGCGGGGCGTGTGCTCCTCCCCGTCCCGGGCTCTCCCCATCTCGGCCTCTCCTCATTCAGGAACGTGAGTCCTGAGTTCGCACTGCGCAGGAGGCGCGCTCCTGATCCGTGCACAGCTCAGGACCCGAGAGGCGCGACTTCCTGAATCCCGACGCCGCGACGCGAGAGGATGGGCGCATGTCCTCCACGAACCTCCTCGGCGTGCCCGAGACCCTCCTGCCCGCCGACCCTGCCGTGACGGCCGACCTCGAGACGCTGTCGCTCGCCGAGGTCGTCGTCGCCCACCCGACGTCGTCGCTCGCCTGGGCCCTGCTCAGCGACGAGGCCTCCGCGCGGGGCGCCGACCTCGAGGCCTACGCGTACGCGCGGGTCGGCTACCACCGCGGTCTCGACGCGCTGCGCGGAGCCGGCTGGCGCGGACAGGGCCCCGTCCCGTGGTCGCACGAGCCGAACCGCGGCGTGCTGCGCTCGCTCTTCGCCCTGCGCCGCGGAGCCGCCGCGATCGGCGAGACCGCCGAGGTCGAGCGGCTCGGCACGTTCCTGGCCGACGCCGACCCCGCGGCTTCCCAGGCCATCGAGGCCGAGGAGGCGGGCCGACGCTGACGACCGTCGGTCGCGCCTCCTGCGCTCTCACGATCCAGGACGAGGCCGCTCGCGCCTCCTGCCCTCTCGCAATTCAGGACATGGCTGCTCGCGCGTCCTGATCAGTGCACGGTTCAGGACTCGCGATCCTGAGCAGTGCGGACTCAGGACTGATGTTCCTGAATGAGGAGAGGCAGAGGCAGAGGCAGAGGCGAGGCCCGGGCAGCGCGCCCGCGCCTCAGCCGATCAGCGAGGGGCGCAGGTCGCGCAGCGTCCGCTGACGCGTCATGCGGGCCGTGGCGAGCAGCGACACCAGCAGCGCCCCGAGCATCCAGAGCGCGAGCACGCCCGCGTCGGTCCAGGCGGTCGCCGTGCTGCCGCCGTACATCAGCTGGCGCAGGCCGTCGGTCGCGTAGCTCATCGGCAGCACGAAGTGCAGCGCGGCGAGGGGCCCCGGCAGCGTCTGCCACGGGAACGTCCCGCCGGCGGTGACCAGCTGCACGACCATGAGCACCAGCCCGAGGAACTGCCCGACGCTCCCGAGCAGCACGTTGAGCATCATGATGATCGCCGCGAACGTCACGCTCGCGAGCGCCATCAGCCCGAGCATCCCCCAGGTGTGGGCGACCTCGAAGCCGAGCGCCCCGCGCACGATCGCGAACAGCGCGACCATCTGCAGCACGCCGAGCAGCGCGGGCGTCAGCCAGCCGGCCGCGACCACCCGCACCGGCGCCTTGACGGCGGTGATCGCCCGCTTCGACACGGGCTTCACGATCAGGAACAGCGCGTAGATGCCGATCCACGCGGCAAGGCTGATGAAGAAGGGGGCGAGCCCTGCGCCGTAGGTCCCGGCGCTCGTGAGCGGCTGGTCGGCGACGTCGACCGGGTCGCTGATCGCAGAGGCCTGGTCGTCGCGGCTCTGCTCGGTGCTCGCGGGGATCTCGCCGAGGCCGCTCTGCAGGCCGTCCCGCAGCTGCACCGCGCCGTCGTTGAGGCTGACGAGCCCGTCGCGCAGGCTGACGGTGCCGGTGCTCAGCGTGCCGAGCCCGGTCGACAGCGAGGCCGCTCCGGTCTCGAGGGTGTCGAGCCCCGACGACAACGAGGAGGCGCCCGAGGCAGCGCTCTGCGCTCCCGTCGCCAGCGTGGCGGCTCCCGAGGCCGCGTCGGAGATGCCGCCCGTCAGCGCCGGCGTCGCCGAGGCCAGCGCGGCCGCGCCCGCTGAGACCTTGTCGGCGCCCGCCGAGAGCGTCCCCACCTGCCCGTTCAGCTGCTGCACCTGCGTGTTCGCGTCGGCCAGCCCGTCGGTGACGGGGGCGAAGTAGGAGGCGACCTCGGCCGCCGAGGCGAGCGCCTCCTCCTGCGTCTGGCCTTGTGAGACGAAGAGGGCGACGAGCTGGCGGCCGATGGCGGCCTGCGTCTCGGGGGCGGCGTCGGCGGCCGCCTGGCTGGCCGTCGCGGCGTCGCCGACCGCGGTGGCGAGCTTCCGGTTGCCGTCGGCGACCTGGGCCGCGCCGTCGGCGAGCTGCTGCGTGCTGGCGGGCAGGCCGGCGGTCTGGTCGCGCAGCTGGTCGAGCCCGGTCGACAGGGTCGACGCGCCCGCGCTCAGCTGGGAGGTGCCGGTCGCGAGCGAACGCGCACCCGTCGCCGCGGTGCTCGCGCCCGTCGAGAGCTGGTCCGCACCCGACGACGCGTCGGCCGCCCCGGTCACGAGCTGGTCGGCGCCCGACACGGCGGAGTCCGCTCCGCTGACCAGCTGCGACGCCCCGTCGACCGCGCTGCCGAGGTTCGTCCGGATGTCGGCGAGGCCGACGAGCAGGGTGGAGGCCGCCTCCTTGCCGACCTTCTCGGCCACCGAGGCGCGGATCGTCTTGCCGGCCTGCCCGGCGATCGTCGTCGACAGGTAGCTGTTCGAGTCGTTCGTCGCGAGCACGATCTGGGCGCGCTGCGGGTCGTCCGAGCTCGCCGAGGTCAGGTCGGCGCTGAAGTCGCGCGGGATGGTGAACGTGAAGTCGTACGTGCCGTCGCGCAGCCCGGCCGCGGCCTCGGCGGACGAGACCGTGTGCCAGTCGAAGTCGCCGCCGTCGACGACCTCGTCGGTCACCTGGTCGCCGTAGTTCGTGGCGCTGCCGTCGACGACGGCGCCCTGGTCCTCGTTCACGAGGGCCGCGGGCACCTGGTCGAGGTTCGCGTACGGATCCTGGTTGGCCCAGAGGTAGAGGCCGCCGTAGAGCAGCGGCACCGTCATCAGGGCGACGAGCGCGAGGCGCGCCAGCCCGGTCGAGGTCAGCCGCTGCAGCTCGGCTCGGACGATGGCGATGATCTTCACGGTCAGCGGTCCTCTCGTGTCGAGGCGACCGCGTTGTCGTCGAGGGTGGTGTCGAAGGAGGTGGTGTCGAGGTCGTCGGGACCGGTCGCGTCGTCAGCGTCAGCGTCCGCGTCCGCGTCCGCGTCCGCGTCCGCGTCCGCGTCTCCGGCGGCGTGCTCGCCGTGCTCGGCGAAGTCGGGCACCGGCAGCGCCTCGACGGCGGCCAGCGCCGCGAACCCGGTGATCGTCAGCACGGTGACCCCGCGCGCGACGAGGTCGTGCACGACGGCGAGCCAGGCGGCGACGTCGCCGCCGTGCCGCTCGGGCGACGTGAGCACGAGGCCGTCGACGCCCTCTCGCAGCACGGCGAGCTCGCAGAGCAGGCGCACGCGCAGCTCGGTGGGCAGTGCCTGCAGCCGGGTGCTCCGGTGCTCGGCGAGGCCGATCTCGTCGAGCAGCAGGGCGGTCGAGGCGCGGTCGCTGCGGAGGCCGGCGAGCGCCAGCTCCTCGCGGGCGACCTGGGCGACGGTCAGCGAGCTGAAGGGCTCGGCGACCGACGGGGTGTCGACCAGCGCGAAGGAGGCGCGGATCGCGGCCGCGTCGTCGCTCCCGTCGAGCGTCACCCGGCCCTGCGTCGGTGCCATGCGCCCCCCGGCGACCAGCGAGGCGAGCACGGGGGCGTCGACCGTCTCGACGGCGACGAAGCCGGGCGAGAAGCGGTCCGCGACGACGGTCAGCTCGGGCAGCGGCGCCCCTGGCCCCTCGCCGACGGCGACGTGGTCGAGCTCGAGCCTCACGAGCGGTCCTCCGGGGTGCGCAGGGCGAGCGCGGGCGTGCTGCGGACGAGCTCGCCTGCCTCCCGCCAGCCGAGCCCGACCATGCCGAGCACGGCGAGCATCACGAGGCGGTGCCCCTCGGCGCGGTCGAGGTCGCGCACGGTCGCCTCGTCGAGCACGGCCAGCGCCGACCCCTCGACGAGGTGGGCGAGGGTCTGGACGTCGACGTCGTCGCGCATCCGGCCCTCGGCGACTCCGCGGCGGACCGTCTCGAGCAGGAACGCCCGCAGCGGTGCGAGCGCCGTGGCCACGTCGCGCATCAGCGGCCCGCGCACGGTGAGCTGCGCCATGACGCGCACGTGCTCGACCTCGGCCCAGAGCCGCGCGCCGAGCTCGGCGAGCTGCACGACCGGGTC from Frigoribacterium sp. PvP032 includes these protein-coding regions:
- a CDS encoding glycosyltransferase, yielding MSRPLRVLQYRVHDTSYPRNRRLREHLRAEGCEVTVLTASRGGPRALRLLRDVVRLARGCLRHDVVVLSELRLAHAPYVGVVGRLTRSTVVVDGFVGLHETEVGDWGRVRPGSLRASALRLQDELALRAAHVWLVDTDVRARRAAASRAAVRTRVVALPVGAPDWAVAVPPRGPGETLHLLWYGNYIPLHGLDLVVEALALTVGRRDVHLTLVGDGGTRAATEHAVRERGLDGLCTFLGPVPESELAGLIASADVALGIFGSSEKARSVIANKVWQGLSCGRVVVTAETPALAEIAEAAGPLLVTTAPGSAASLADALCSVDPVAASRAVPDVDRRLAEVVRLGWSRLAVRSPR
- a CDS encoding YhgE/Pip family protein: MKIIAIVRAELQRLTSTGLARLALVALMTVPLLYGGLYLWANQDPYANLDQVPAALVNEDQGAVVDGSATNYGDQVTDEVVDGGDFDWHTVSSAEAAAGLRDGTYDFTFTIPRDFSADLTSASSDDPQRAQIVLATNDSNSYLSTTIAGQAGKTIRASVAEKVGKEAASTLLVGLADIRTNLGSAVDGASQLVSGADSAVSGADQLVTGAADASSGADQLSTGASTAATGARSLATGTSQLSAGASTLSTGLDQLRDQTAGLPASTQQLADGAAQVADGNRKLATAVGDAATASQAAADAAPETQAAIGRQLVALFVSQGQTQEEALASAAEVASYFAPVTDGLADANTQVQQLNGQVGTLSAGADKVSAGAAALASATPALTGGISDAASGAATLATGAQSAASGASSLSSGLDTLETGAASLSTGLGTLSTGTVSLRDGLVSLNDGAVQLRDGLQSGLGEIPASTEQSRDDQASAISDPVDVADQPLTSAGTYGAGLAPFFISLAAWIGIYALFLIVKPVSKRAITAVKAPVRVVAAGWLTPALLGVLQMVALFAIVRGALGFEVAHTWGMLGLMALASVTFAAIIMMLNVLLGSVGQFLGLVLMVVQLVTAGGTFPWQTLPGPLAALHFVLPMSYATDGLRQLMYGGSTATAWTDAGVLALWMLGALLVSLLATARMTRQRTLRDLRPSLIG
- a CDS encoding DUF3151 domain-containing protein, which gives rise to MSSTNLLGVPETLLPADPAVTADLETLSLAEVVVAHPTSSLAWALLSDEASARGADLEAYAYARVGYHRGLDALRGAGWRGQGPVPWSHEPNRGVLRSLFALRRGAAAIGETAEVERLGTFLADADPAASQAIEAEEAGRR
- a CDS encoding polysaccharide biosynthesis tyrosine autokinase — protein: MELSDYVRIVRKGWSLVAAGVLLGLGAGVLALVLLPASWVSTTQVFVSVQGVDQSSAQEIVQGSSAAQQKVTSYLAVATSARVLQPVIDELGLDTSTTELASRVTATSPANTVIVVVSAVDSDPAVAQRIAAAVGASFTTVVADELELPVGGGPTPVRVETIEPASAPTDPASPRLATTLGLGLLGGLVLGLAGAALRAVLDTKIRGLADVAQVTDAAVIGAVGYDATVVSRPLFVHTDPRSPRAEAFRSLRTNLQFLDVDTHGRSVVLTSALPSEGKSTTSANLAIAIAETGASVVVVDGDLRRPRLAEVMGLDGAVGLTDVLIGRTELVDVLQPWGRGRLSVLAAGTTPPNPSELLGSRAMAALVDELTATFDHVIIDAPPLLPVTDAAVISTMTSGTIVVVGAGRVTGGQLTHALGVLDRVGSRVLGIVLTMVPAKGAAAYGYTSYESYYGDSPTTATVPTAVDVLPGSGRRGDRGTAVPAVQAVPAGTAGLTTSS
- a CDS encoding glycosyltransferase, giving the protein MSPRPRPSSGDLDGRPDGRRRSVAVIGTRGYPSYYGGFETAVRRIAPALVDAGWDVTVYGRHGAVREDDPARDPRVRTRTTRGVESRSLSTLSYGLTAVLDAVVRRPDAVLMMNVANGFWLPLLRLRGVPVIINVDGIEWERAKWGRAAKTVFKLGARASARFADALVCDAVEIVRRWRDEFGVEGTFIPYGGDPVRELPVEPGLTHGGYALVVARFVPENSIVEFVEAARRIAVDHDVVIVGSTGYGGELDDLVRDLAAEHDRVRWLGHVSDDDRLFALWQHAGAYFHGHSVGGTNPALVQAMFTGAPVIARDTVYNREVLADAGVFVPPEPEAIAEAVVALLDDPAEQQRLREAAAARAEAAYTWQSVCDAYEEALRRSLRR
- a CDS encoding helix-turn-helix domain-containing protein, yielding MHSPSSPSAPTRAPRRDAAANREALMAAAVRLLNVDPAVPLEAIAAEAGLSRRSVYGHFATRDDLVREVTLRGAARIGAAAVPAPSDDPVVQLAELGARLWAEVEHVRVMAQLTVRGPLMRDVATALAPLRAFLLETVRRGVAEGRMRDDVDVQTLAHLVEGSALAVLDEATVRDLDRAEGHRLVMLAVLGMVGLGWREAGELVRSTPALALRTPEDRS
- a CDS encoding low molecular weight phosphatase family protein → MTAPVALLVLCTGNICRSPLAEVLLRDRLADLPVVVTSAGTRAVVGEPMAPHVSVAVAAAGLDPAHVAAQVTVEHLAGADLVLGLAREHRRAAIELHPRVVRQAMTLLELARVVGQHGDVIADEARSAAPDAEGRLREAVRLAVAERGSTVPPSAPDLDDVPDPWGRDERAYDAAHLLVGTAVESVSRWLHRSAGSR